Proteins encoded by one window of Candidatus Aramenus sp. CH1:
- a CDS encoding prepilin peptidase, whose amino-acid sequence MLVYVSWLDLKSREIDEKIWLYFSPLAMFILFDYKYLNILLFAYSFSVTIVVLLLFYKYSLMGGADVFAMSILGLANSSVRPFFFPRLSVVGLEPITVILYTSIGISLSVLVNLVRNYRHTEGLPLSKRLVLAMSGRKVKVRDFLNSKFLFPLTVIDESGKEELRLTFYVDEDDKEWRERYAELVKKGVITEDTAIWVAYGLPVLPYITLGYVISLISGIPI is encoded by the coding sequence ATGTTGGTCTACGTCTCATGGTTGGACCTCAAATCCAGGGAGATAGACGAAAAGATATGGCTTTACTTCTCCCCCCTTGCTATGTTCATCTTGTTCGACTATAAGTACTTAAACATACTGCTTTTCGCGTATTCGTTCTCGGTTACAATAGTAGTATTGCTCTTGTTCTACAAGTACTCGCTAATGGGAGGAGCCGACGTCTTTGCCATGAGCATTCTGGGCCTAGCGAACTCCAGCGTTAGGCCCTTTTTCTTTCCAAGACTCTCCGTGGTCGGCCTAGAGCCAATAACCGTAATACTATACACCTCGATAGGGATATCCCTCTCAGTCTTGGTTAACTTAGTAAGAAATTACAGGCACACAGAGGGATTACCGCTCTCCAAGAGGCTTGTCTTAGCAATGTCAGGAAGGAAGGTAAAGGTTAGGGACTTCTTAAACTCCAAGTTCCTCTTTCCACTTACCGTAATTGACGAAAGCGGTAAGGAGGAGCTCAGGCTAACGTTTTACGTTGACGAGGACGACAAGGAGTGGAGGGAAAGGTACGCAGAATTAGTCAAGAAGGGCGTTATAACCGAGGACACTGCAATATGGGTAGCCTACGGGCTTCCAGTTTTGCCTTACATAACTCTGGGCTACGTCATAAGCTTAATCTCCGGTATACCAATATAA
- a CDS encoding cobalamin biosynthesis protein, which yields MYVSRIKIIANSGNKLAEELSSSLEELGYFIVDRKAEALVFFYPLGITVRRIQNTLREKLRDPVIISVTDDGSYVIPVIKEHWGGSFLGSIIADLLGSQLILTSRTAQLGLYSVEEFAWINALRIVNPKKILEVEKRLIKEGTLKVYSQVRLQKVDGYEFVGDCKEADIVVGYECGDPEKLNMQPYSVMVGLGYSSNAPKEALYYSIKATLKSIFISETRLDFIVVPEVKKDDQKIKEVARTFNSSVIYVPVNDLRERKQSTPSEVARKYLGVDGVCEPSIEVLGGNLVLKRTRRAYGVVTCLGVKQITEGSGLQS from the coding sequence TTGTATGTTTCTAGGATTAAGATAATAGCGAACTCAGGGAACAAGCTCGCCGAGGAGCTTTCGAGCAGTTTGGAGGAATTAGGGTACTTTATAGTTGACAGAAAGGCTGAAGCCCTCGTGTTCTTCTACCCCCTAGGGATAACAGTGAGGAGAATACAGAACACGTTGAGGGAAAAATTGAGGGATCCAGTGATCATTTCAGTTACCGATGACGGTAGTTACGTTATTCCAGTGATCAAGGAACACTGGGGCGGTTCGTTTCTGGGGAGCATAATTGCAGACTTGCTTGGGTCTCAACTTATCCTTACTTCCCGGACTGCCCAACTGGGCCTCTACAGCGTTGAGGAGTTTGCGTGGATTAACGCCCTAAGGATAGTAAACCCAAAGAAGATATTGGAGGTCGAGAAGAGGCTAATTAAGGAGGGAACTTTGAAGGTCTACTCACAAGTGAGGTTACAAAAGGTTGACGGCTATGAATTCGTCGGCGACTGCAAGGAAGCCGACATAGTAGTGGGCTACGAGTGCGGAGATCCTGAAAAGCTCAACATGCAACCCTATTCGGTAATGGTTGGGCTAGGGTACTCGTCCAACGCTCCAAAGGAGGCCCTTTACTACTCAATAAAGGCCACGTTAAAGTCTATCTTTATTTCTGAGACAAGGCTTGACTTCATCGTTGTTCCAGAGGTGAAGAAGGACGATCAAAAGATAAAGGAGGTGGCAAGGACCTTTAATTCCTCTGTGATCTACGTGCCAGTGAACGATCTAAGGGAGAGGAAGCAGTCTACGCCGTCGGAGGTAGCTCGAAAGTACCTTGGGGTTGACGGGGTGTGCGAACCCTCCATCGAAGTACTTGGAGGGAACCTCGTCCTAAAGAGGACAAGGAGGGCGTACGGCGTAGTCACTTGCCTGGGAGTAAAGCAAATAACGGAAGGTTCGGGGCTCCAATCATGA
- a CDS encoding precorrin-3B C(17)-methyltransferase produces MIKVVGIGAGGKTLTLAAIEALREAEIVIGYVKYVEMVKEYLNPNAVVIRSEVQEIEKRVLASLEFKDKRVVVLSSGDPMVYGMGSRMYNLDVEVIPGVTAALLASSVAKVPLDDFVTISLSTYSRSLEGIRRKIEASIVAGFTIVLYNVNPRVRRDSAKMVEDVLKEKAGDWEFYLVRNAWKENQSVTRGKVAELDINNVDMDSILLVKKW; encoded by the coding sequence ATGATAAAAGTGGTTGGGATAGGGGCTGGGGGAAAGACGCTGACCTTGGCAGCAATAGAAGCGTTGAGGGAGGCTGAGATAGTTATAGGTTACGTCAAGTACGTGGAAATGGTCAAGGAATACTTGAACCCCAACGCGGTGGTGATCAGGTCAGAGGTGCAGGAAATTGAGAAGAGGGTCTTAGCTTCGTTGGAGTTCAAGGACAAAAGGGTGGTTGTACTCAGTTCCGGCGACCCAATGGTCTACGGCATGGGTTCAAGGATGTACAACCTCGACGTGGAAGTAATACCTGGAGTCACTGCAGCCCTCTTGGCCAGCAGCGTAGCAAAGGTGCCGTTGGACGACTTCGTAACCATAAGTTTAAGCACCTATTCTAGGAGCCTTGAGGGAATAAGGAGGAAGATCGAGGCATCGATTGTAGCCGGATTTACGATTGTTTTATACAACGTAAATCCAAGGGTTAGGCGGGACTCTGCAAAGATGGTAGAGGATGTACTGAAGGAGAAGGCTGGGGACTGGGAGTTTTACCTAGTGAGGAATGCGTGGAAGGAGAACCAAAGCGTCACAAGGGGAAAGGTAGCTGAGTTGGACATAAATAACGTGGACATGGACTCTATATTGTTGGTCAAAAAATGGTGA